The sequence TTGGGGgagaaggaaaagaaaataaGGAAAGGGATAATGGAGAAAGTAAAGGGAAAAGATTTAACAAGCGAAGAGAAGAAGTCAATGGTGAATGTAGGAGTGGCTACCTTGGTTCTGTTTGCTCTTGGAGCTTACGTTTCCTACACCATTTGctcatcttcctcctcttcatcttctacatcttcatcttcttcgtctCCTTCTTCATCAACTTCTACAAAACCAGAATGATATGTTCTAAAGAAGTTGTGAGAAGGAGAACATTTATACTTTGTAAATGTGGTATATTCTGAAATATAATAAAAGTTCTATTGATTGTGAGAGTttgcttttttattttggtattgTTCAACAAACATACAATTGTTATGGTTTAATTTAACTATATACTTTAACACTCCACAGAGATATATTGTTCTTTTGTATGTTTTATAACAAATACCATAGGTTCATGTTTCTACGAGGTGGTTTGTGTTACCTTTGGTTTCAGCAGTTAGTAGATGTTCCTTGGCCAAGGCTGGAGCGATTTTCAGTGTCAAAGCTGCATCACTAGCAGTGATGCCTGTTCTTAGAGTTTCGGTTTCAGTCACAAGCATTCTGATTCTACTCATACCTATATGGCCACGAAAGGATCTCATCAGGTGAATGAGAATAGGATCCAACGCAGTATACAATACGATAAGTACCTCCTCGTCACTATGGGACTTGTTTTGGATGACCATCGCACCGCTATCAAACTTCCGTAGCATTACTGACTACCCCAATCATAACACATGAGCCAGAGTCAATATTTCTACATGTAAATTGCTCAAATGTAAGCATtagaatattcaaaaaaaaaatacatacacATCAAATTTCTGCGAGAGGGTGCAAGCTTGCCACAAATCGTCTGGAGACAATATTACTATTTCACCTCAGTTTTAGATTTTAGTCCCATTCTTTTCACACTTCAGTGCCTAATAAAGATGATTTTAGCAAAATATTACTGCAAGAAAATAAGAACTGACTTGTAGCTTTCGTGATCTTTTAGATAATCTTACATCAAAGATACAAGTTTCCAGAAGTTTATACCAAAAACGTGAAAGTGTGAATGTTTCGATGATTATCTCATTGATCACAAGAGTGTATTTATACAAGTGTTCATGTCTATCGATATCTACCGTATCTTAACTACGTAAAGATATGCATGAGAATATACTTAGGATATTGGAATATCCTAACTAACACTCCCCCGCAGTCGGAGCGGAGGTTCTCGAACGCTCAGGCTGGAGCGAAATTGTGTGAACAATGTAGATGGGAGTCCCTTTGTGAAGATGTCTGCGTATTGCAGATGTGTGGGGACATGAAGAACGCGAACGTGGCCCAGAGAAACTCTTTCCCGAACGAAATGAATGTCAATCTCGATATGTTTTGTCCGTTGGTGATGAACTGGGTTCGAGGACAGATAGACAGCAGAAATGTTGTCGCAGTAGACTATCGTTGCCTTGGAGAGAGGACATCCGAGATCAAAGAATAAGTTTCGAAGCCACGTTGTCTCGGCCACTGCATTGGCCACACCGCGATACTCTGCTTCGGCACTGGATCGAGAGACAGTGTTTTGGCGTTTGGATGACCAGGAGATGAGGCTGTCACCAAGAAACACACAGTAACCAGACGTTGAGCGACGCGTATCGGAGCAACCGGCCCAGTCAGCATCAGAGTATGCAATCAGATCGGTAGTTGAGGACTTTGTGATCTGAAGACCATGCGTGATTGTTCCTTTAACGTATCGGAGAACACGTTTCAAGGCTGTGAAGTGTGGTTCTCGCGGATCATGCATGAATAAGCATAGTTGCTGAACAGCATAAGAGATATCTGGTCGAGTAAACGTCAGGTACTGGAGAGCGCCAGCTAAGCTGCGGTAGAGGGAAGGGTCCGAGACAGGCGGTCCATCGTCGGCAGTTAGCTTTGGCTTAGTGTCGACTGGAGTGAGACACGGGTTGCAGTTGGTCATGGAGGCTCGATGGAGAATGTCTGCAACATAGTTCTGTTGGCTGAGGAAAATGCCCGTGTCATTGTATGTAACTGATAAGCCAAGAAAGTGGTGCAGTCGTCCAAGATCAGTCATGTCGAAAGCAGAAGAGAGAGCTTTTATGGTGCTGTCGACGAGTGCCTGAGTTGATCCTGTTAATATGATGTCGTCGACGTAGAGGAGTATGTATACCAATTTGTTGCCGTTGTTGAATACGAACAGGGAGGAGTCAGTGCGACTCTGGCGGAATCCAAGTTGCTTGACTGCAGTTGCAAATGTAGTATACCAAGTGCGTGGTGCCTGTTTAAGACCATATAATGAACGTTTAAGTAAGCAAACATGATGGGGTTTAGATTTGTCGACAAAACCCGGTGGTTGGTGCATGTAGACTGTTTCCTCGAGATCACCGTGTAAGAACGCATTCTTGACATCCAGTTGGTGTAGAGGCCAATCTCGTGCTACTGCTAGATGAAGTACAGCTCGAATTGTGGCGGGTTTGATTACTGGGCTAAAGGTCTCCTCGCAGTCGATCCCCGGTTTTTGTGATTTGCCATTAACCACCAGTCGCGACTTGTGGCGTTTTAGCGTCCCATCTGCATTAAACTTATGACGATATAGCCACATTGAACGAAGAATGTTAGTTCCCTTAGGGGGCCGCGGCACAAGAGCCCACGTACCGCGTTTAATATGAGCATCATGCTCCTCAATCATAGAACCGTTCCAGTGAGGATCTTTTGCAGCCTGCACATGAGAGAAAGGAAGAGGAGAGACAACATCTGTATGAAGACAGAGAGGAACCCTAGGTTTAGTGATTCCTGCTTTACCCCGAGTGACCATCGGATGGTTGTTTTGAGTGATAGGTGGCGGAGGTGTGCCAGCCGTAGATGGTAGACATGAACACTTGTATAAATACACTCTTGTGAATGTTTCGATGATTATCTCATTGATCACAAGAGTGTATTTATACAAGTGTTCATGTCTATCGATATCTACCGTATCTTAACTACGTAAAGATATGCATGAGAATATACTTAGGATATTGGAATATCCTAACTAACAAAACGATCTGACACTTACTAATTATAAGATTACATATCCAACAGGAGAAAACATCTTCCACATTCCGAGAAATAGCCAAAGGTTTTGTTGTGAGAAGCAGAAAAAAAATCCTTCACAGCTTACATCTTATGCTGTTGCCGAGTTATATCACATAGAGACTATCACTTTAGTTCCTACCAAAAGCAGTCATTCAAAAGATTCCTGCCAGATGAACAAGTCCAGAGGTTCCATATTCTAATCATATTCACATATCTGTATAGATTCAGTAGATAAATAACACTAACCATTTATCAACCAAATGAACCACGGCAATACTCTGATCCACAAAAGCACTTCTTCATGCCATACAATGTATCACCATTTTGAGCTCCACTTGGTCGAGTAACTCCATAGTCATAAGTCAACTCAGTCATGGGAGGAATGTGAGAAACGGCAAAGAAAGCAACATGCAAGAAGAGCTGACCATTATCTTCATAACTAACCGGCTGCCAGAAAACATTAGGTGAGCAACTATGGTTCATAAACCGTGCAACGTTCCCAACATCCTTACCACTGATTACAAGAGGCAACGGCATTTCAGGTTCTTCAGACACCTCTTCCGAATCAACCTCATCCGCTAAACCACGCTCATAGTTCCATTTAAAAGCGGTATACACACGAGTCGTATCAAAAGCGTAATCATCATTCTCCATagtcttctccttctctttaGCCTCACCTGCGTATATACATATAAACGAACCAGCACGGATAGGATCCCACGACCTCAACCCCCATCCTCTATCCACCGTCTTGAACACTTCAAGTTTCACTTTGACTCCCATTTGAGTCACCTTGAGTTTGCAAACCAAGCACGGACAAGACGAGCTGCATTCATACACCATACCCTTGCGGCTAACCAAAACTCCATTCCCACAGTAAGGATAATCACCTCCGTTTCTCCTCACGCAGCGAAAGTTCAAGCTCCCCGGCTTGCACGAGCTGCTACAGTCACAACATCCAATAGAAGGCTGCGTCAGCTTAAAAGACTCCGAGTAAGTCACCTTTGTGGAGTAAGTGAAATAACCAGGACCGTTCTCGTCATCAACTTCATTCACAAGCGACACACCAATGCTTTCAACTCCCGAAGAGAGATCAGCGAGTATAAGCCCTTCCCTCGAAGTCAACCCACCTTTCCACTTTTGTATCCCTATCCACGTGGCGAAAGCTGGAGGCTGACCAGGAGCTCTCACTAGCTTATACTTAAAAGTATTATGTCCCAACTTCCCTTTCTCCACCCACGACTCTTTCACCTCGTAGAGCCCATCGTAAAGATAGATTTTAACACTAGGAGACGCCTCTTTCAACCCTCTTATGACCCGAACCGGACTGTTCCTAACCAAGCTCTTCTCCAACGCTAAATTACCTCTTTCCAGCTTTTGATCCGAGGTTTGCTTCTCTTTATCAGCGTTACCACCGCCCTGACCGGTGTAAACCAAAACATCCGGATCACCTTCTTCGTTATCGTAGTAACCAGACGAGACGATGCTAGTTGCGATAGTGATggtatcttcttcttctgtatCTCCCTTGAGGAGAAGATAGTCAATGCCAGCCATCGATGGAGAATGCAGCCCGACCAAACACATCTCGAACCTGAAGAAGAATATGTCACCGATCTCAACGCCGGGGACTATACCAGGTCGTTTCTTGGTGTTTGTGCGTACGCCACGGCTCATGCAAGTGGATCCCGCTTTTAAATCGGCGCGTTTGTTGATCCCGCTTACAGCTTCTCT comes from Brassica rapa cultivar Chiifu-401-42 chromosome A02, CAAS_Brap_v3.01, whole genome shotgun sequence and encodes:
- the LOC103850565 gene encoding histone-lysine N-methyltransferase, H3 lysine-9 specific SUVH1-like, with translation MEESFRSYTDKTSVYDIKPLRTLKPVFPSGNHQSPPPFVCSPPFGPFPPGFSPFYPFTSSQPHTHNNSNPSSVTPLRSFRSDAEGSTPKRKTPKKLVRPDNVNFESGITSPERENGNRNLVTSVLTRYEALRRRFSQLEDAREAVSGINKRADLKAGSTCMSRGVRTNTKKRPGIVPGVEIGDIFFFRFEMCLVGLHSPSMAGIDYLLLKGDTEEEDTITIATSIVSSGYYDNEEGDPDVLVYTGQGGGNADKEKQTSDQKLERGNLALEKSLVRNSPVRVIRGLKEASPSVKIYLYDGLYEVKESWVEKGKLGHNTFKYKLVRAPGQPPAFATWIGIQKWKGGLTSREGLILADLSSGVESIGVSLVNEVDDENGPGYFTYSTKVTYSESFKLTQPSIGCCDCSSSCKPGSLNFRCVRRNGGDYPYCGNGVLVSRKGMVYECSSSCPCLVCKLKVTQMGVKVKLEVFKTVDRGWGLRSWDPIRAGSFICIYAGEAKEKEKTMENDDYAFDTTRVYTAFKWNYERGLADEVDSEEVSEEPEMPLPLVISGKDVGNVARFMNHSCSPNVFWQPVSYEDNGQLFLHVAFFAVSHIPPMTELTYDYGVTRPSGAQNGDTLYGMKKCFCGSEYCRGSFG